Proteins co-encoded in one Papaver somniferum cultivar HN1 chromosome 5, ASM357369v1, whole genome shotgun sequence genomic window:
- the LOC113277957 gene encoding B3 domain-containing protein REM16-like isoform X1, producing MDQGFKADRRNNEDVEKFKLVHFFTTLSKNFPSQLKFPEKFVRKCLRKELSNISTVSLRGPIGRIWTVELIRKGSEDDDDEKRLYLGKGWEIFVKEHHLKEGDVLFLKYKLGGSVFDVLVFDDENFCEKETSYFVRNCKNEGCHRSNGRLNERKRVEREPYAEISEPKRLPKKVKGKRITSSDDEDEDSGSKTSRLPGRKGKVPASVKREQDSEEEESQVDRMALVLRNGAPKVKGAAYPQALHEGTHKGKPHFVIAMKSTHVSSIFTMTVPVNFSTKNIPRATKFASLKVNGKTWLAEYVSFGACKSSGFRGRGWRDFVRSNKLKVGDVCLFETTSSSSSKTSKKSINLDVTIFHK from the exons ATGGATCAAGGATTCAAAGCAGATAG GAGAAATAATGAAGATGTTGAAAAGTTTAAACTAGTGCATTTCTTCACAACTCTCTCAAAGAATTTTCCCTCCCAACTT AAATTCCCAGAGAAGTTTGTAAGGAAATGTTTGAGGAAAGAATTATCAAACATTAGTACTGTGAGTCTTAGAGGACCTATTGGTCGAATTTGGACAGTTGAATTGATCAGAAAAGGaagtgaggatgatgatgatgaaaagaGATTGTATTTGGGAAAGGGATGGGAGATATTTGTCAAGGAACACCATCTGAAAGAAGGTGATGTTTTGTTTCTGAAATACAAATTAGGGGGTTCAGTTTTTGATGTAttagtgtttgatgatgaaaactTCTGTGAGAAAGAAACTTCATATTTTGTTAGGAATTGCAAGAATGAAGGTTGTCATAGGAGTAACGGCCGGTTGAATGAGCGAAAAAGAGTAGAAAGAGAACCTTATGCGGAAATCAGTGAACCTAAGAGGTTGCCTAAGAAAGTGAAAGGAAAACGAATCACCAGTagcgatgatgaagatgaggatagTGGTAGCAAAACATCACGATTGCCTGGTCGGAAAGGCAAAGTTCCAGCTTCTGTTAAGCGCGAGCAAG ATTCAGAAGAGGAAGAAAGCCAAGTAGACCGAATGGCGCTTGTGTTGAGGAACGGAGCTCCTAAAGTAAAAGGTGCAGCTTATCCACAAGCTCTCCATGAAGGTACACACAAGGGAAAGCCACATTTTGTTATAGCCATGAAATCTACACATGTGTCAAGCATCTTCACCATG ACAGTTCCTGTCAACTTTTCAACTAAGAATATACCTCGTGCAACTAAATTTGCATCCCTCAAGGTGAATGGTAAAACATGGTTAGCTGAATATGTATCTTTTGGAGCATGTAAGAGTTCTGGATTCCGCGGTCGGGGATGGAGAGATTTTGTACGCAGTAACAAGCTTAAAGTGGGAGATGTCTGCCTGTTTGAGACTACTTCATCGTCGTCGTCTAAAACTTCAAAGAAATCAATCAATCTTGATGTTACCATCTTTCATAAGTAA
- the LOC113277957 gene encoding B3 domain-containing protein Os12g0592300-like isoform X2: MDQGFKADRRNNEDVEKFKLVHFFTTLSKNFPSQLKFPEKFVRKCLRKELSNISTVSLRGPIGRIWTVELIRKGSEDDDDEKRLYLGKGWEIFVKEHHLKEGDVLFLKYKLGGSVFDVLVFDDENFCEKETSYFVRNCKNEGCHRSNGRLNERKRVEREPYAEISEPKRLPKKVKGKRITSSDDEDEDSGSKTSRLPGRKGKVPASVKREQDSEEEESQVDRMALVLRNGAPKVKGAAYPQALHEGTHKGKPHFVIAMKSTHVSSIFTMFLSTFQLRIYLVQLNLHPSR; the protein is encoded by the exons ATGGATCAAGGATTCAAAGCAGATAG GAGAAATAATGAAGATGTTGAAAAGTTTAAACTAGTGCATTTCTTCACAACTCTCTCAAAGAATTTTCCCTCCCAACTT AAATTCCCAGAGAAGTTTGTAAGGAAATGTTTGAGGAAAGAATTATCAAACATTAGTACTGTGAGTCTTAGAGGACCTATTGGTCGAATTTGGACAGTTGAATTGATCAGAAAAGGaagtgaggatgatgatgatgaaaagaGATTGTATTTGGGAAAGGGATGGGAGATATTTGTCAAGGAACACCATCTGAAAGAAGGTGATGTTTTGTTTCTGAAATACAAATTAGGGGGTTCAGTTTTTGATGTAttagtgtttgatgatgaaaactTCTGTGAGAAAGAAACTTCATATTTTGTTAGGAATTGCAAGAATGAAGGTTGTCATAGGAGTAACGGCCGGTTGAATGAGCGAAAAAGAGTAGAAAGAGAACCTTATGCGGAAATCAGTGAACCTAAGAGGTTGCCTAAGAAAGTGAAAGGAAAACGAATCACCAGTagcgatgatgaagatgaggatagTGGTAGCAAAACATCACGATTGCCTGGTCGGAAAGGCAAAGTTCCAGCTTCTGTTAAGCGCGAGCAAG ATTCAGAAGAGGAAGAAAGCCAAGTAGACCGAATGGCGCTTGTGTTGAGGAACGGAGCTCCTAAAGTAAAAGGTGCAGCTTATCCACAAGCTCTCCATGAAGGTACACACAAGGGAAAGCCACATTTTGTTATAGCCATGAAATCTACACATGTGTCAAGCATCTTCACCATG TTCCTGTCAACTTTTCAACTAAGAATATACCTCGTGCAACTAAATTTGCATCCCTCAAGGTGA